Proteins found in one Methanococcoides methylutens genomic segment:
- a CDS encoding GAF domain-containing protein — protein MASEKEYRMIFEKSPLGIMYFDRDGIVTLCNERSSAIIDKKKEYIIGSDILSIFSDEQMASAIQTVLSGTPVQYEGEYLSSPEAQSVQMEVHCNPDVSEEGSLVGGICIIEDISLRRSLENTLKIDESRLEALLKLERMMDAPMQEIADFVHEEAVKLTGSNIGYLAFLNEDESSLIMHTWSNSVMKECTVPDRKFIYEVDKIGLWGEPIRQRKPVIINDYNAPDRLKKGYPEGHVELSNYMAVPIFEGDRIVATAGVSNKEVDYDASDVRQLTLLMQGLWRLVQRRESLEKLKKYAEDLEHSNELKELFTDIMRHDLLNPAGIVKGYAELLLEMEGDEKKQDLIRTIDRNNKKLIDMIESAARFAKLDSFEDIEFQEMDLALVIEGVIGNFRPNIEERQMVVEFDHKGAYPAKANPMIEDVFSNLLSNAIKYSPENERIIIAISDAGDEWNVSFTDLGEGVSDENKPELFERFKRVTKKGIKGTGLGLAIVKKIIDLHGGSVGVGDNPEGRGSIFWVTLRKWD, from the coding sequence ATGGCATCTGAAAAAGAATATCGTATGATATTTGAGAAATCTCCGCTGGGAATCATGTATTTTGACCGTGATGGTATCGTTACTCTTTGTAATGAACGGTCTTCTGCGATCATTGACAAAAAGAAGGAATATATCATCGGATCAGACATACTGTCTATTTTTAGTGACGAGCAAATGGCTTCGGCTATTCAAACAGTGCTTTCAGGAACACCTGTTCAGTATGAGGGCGAGTATTTATCTTCTCCAGAAGCCCAATCTGTTCAGATGGAGGTACATTGCAATCCTGATGTATCGGAAGAGGGTTCACTTGTGGGTGGGATATGTATTATCGAGGATATTTCACTGAGGAGAAGCCTTGAAAATACATTAAAAATTGATGAATCCCGCCTTGAAGCACTGTTGAAGCTTGAGCGGATGATGGATGCACCCATGCAGGAGATCGCGGACTTTGTTCATGAAGAAGCTGTAAAACTCACCGGTAGTAATATCGGTTATCTGGCTTTTTTGAATGAGGATGAGTCGTCTCTCATAATGCATACCTGGTCTAACAGTGTCATGAAAGAATGCACTGTACCGGATCGAAAGTTCATCTACGAGGTAGACAAGATAGGCCTGTGGGGTGAGCCGATAAGGCAGAGAAAACCTGTTATTATCAATGATTACAATGCCCCTGACCGTCTTAAAAAAGGTTATCCGGAAGGGCATGTAGAACTCAGTAACTACATGGCAGTTCCTATCTTTGAAGGTGACAGGATCGTTGCAACCGCAGGGGTCAGCAACAAAGAAGTCGACTATGATGCTTCCGATGTTCGCCAGCTGACATTGCTGATGCAGGGTTTGTGGAGGCTTGTCCAGCGCAGGGAATCTCTTGAGAAACTCAAAAAGTATGCTGAAGATCTTGAACATTCGAACGAGCTGAAAGAGCTTTTTACTGATATCATGCGTCATGATCTTTTAAATCCTGCAGGTATTGTCAAGGGTTATGCCGAGTTGCTACTTGAGATGGAGGGCGATGAGAAGAAGCAGGATTTGATCCGTACCATCGATCGCAACAACAAAAAACTGATCGACATGATAGAGAGCGCTGCAAGGTTTGCAAAACTGGATTCCTTTGAGGACATCGAGTTTCAGGAAATGGATCTGGCTCTTGTTATTGAGGGTGTGATCGGCAACTTCAGGCCCAACATCGAAGAGAGACAGATGGTGGTTGAATTTGATCATAAGGGAGCTTATCCTGCAAAAGCAAACCCGATGATCGAAGATGTGTTTTCCAACCTGCTTTCGAATGCGATAAAATACAGCCCGGAAAACGAAAGGATCATCATTGCCATCTCAGATGCTGGTGATGAATGGAATGTGTCGTTCACAGATCTTGGTGAAGGGGTTTCTGATGAGAACAAGCCGGAATTATTCGAGCGATTCAAACGTGTCACGAAAAAAGGGATCAAAGGAACCGGTCTTGGTCTTGCCATTGTGAAGAAGATAATCGATCTTCATGGTGGAAGTGTTGGGGTTGGGGATAATCCTGAAGGCCGGGGAAGTATTTTCTGGGTCACTTTAAGAAAATGGGATTGA
- a CDS encoding potassium channel family protein — protein sequence MRVIIVGAGSLGIHLTRNMIAQGKEVILIEKDESIAKELAETLDCTVINAEGTRPDILEKADINSADAVVACTTNDQNNILIGLIARDAKVEKVILKLEDRQFMDIASKLGFYYMINPSSISSRYISDVLRGINTIELSNLVRYDVRFMGVMATDKIIDMKLSDISLPEDSAFIGVYRKGEFILAEKDPKLYEKDELILVTKADMIKSVNEALGRNLET from the coding sequence ATGAGAGTTATCATAGTCGGAGCCGGTTCACTGGGAATACATCTTACCAGGAATATGATCGCACAGGGTAAAGAGGTCATACTTATCGAGAAAGATGAATCTATAGCTAAAGAGCTTGCAGAAACCCTGGATTGCACGGTTATAAATGCCGAAGGCACAAGACCTGATATCCTTGAAAAAGCAGATATCAATAGTGCAGATGCAGTTGTTGCTTGTACAACCAATGATCAGAACAACATTCTCATCGGATTGATTGCTAGAGATGCTAAGGTTGAGAAAGTTATCCTCAAGCTAGAGGACAGGCAGTTCATGGATATCGCAAGCAAGCTTGGATTCTATTATATGATAAATCCATCCAGCATATCTTCCAGATACATATCAGATGTCCTCAGAGGAATAAACACAATTGAACTGAGTAATTTGGTACGTTATGATGTGCGTTTTATGGGTGTAATGGCTACTGACAAAATAATTGATATGAAATTGTCCGATATCTCACTACCGGAGGATAGTGCATTCATAGGCGTCTATCGTAAAGGTGAATTCATCCTTGCGGAAAAAGATCCGAAATTGTATGAAAAAGATGAATTGATCCTTGTAACCAAGGCCGATATGATAAAAAGTGTGAATGAAGCGCTGGGCAGGAATCTTGAGACATGA